From the genome of Malus sylvestris chromosome 13, drMalSylv7.2, whole genome shotgun sequence:
ttctttttttttttttttacacgaCTGATAATGACCGAGGACTAATTTCGTTATATAATTTTTTGGTGTTACAATTTACGTGCTGCAGAATGATAAGAACTTGATTGTGCAAATGACAGCAATGAATATTCAGCAGCTGAAGAGGTATGAGGAGGAGCTGAGAAAGAAGAACATGGAGCTTGAAACACTTCTGGTAGAAAATGAAAAGGAGAGAGTGAAATGGACAAAGATTAGATTAAAGGTGGCTAATCCTACATCAGGAATTGATTCTACGTTGGAGGTTCTTAAGTGCTTGCAACATTTGGGTTTGAAAGCCAGAAATATTCGCTCTAATTTCTCACTCGAGGAGTTTTCAGCAGAGCTGGAAATTGAGTCCAAGGTACGTACATGCATATAGTTTTGATGTTTCATAAATTCTTGCTATTTTTCATACCATAAATTAGGCACCTGTtatcaaaattaaataaataggaGAGGTAAAATACGATAAAtgtttctttttacttttcacttACACTatctgatttgttttgttttgtaagAAGATAAGATtagattaaaaaacaaaacaaaaagttcGATAATGCCCAAATTATAATCCCAAATATCAAATACAAACAAACTATGAGTTGGTGGCCTAGTGGTAAATCACGGATTGCATTGCGAGGCTTTCTTCAAACTAAAACTGGAGGTCTTCTGCCTAGGCGGAgactgaaatgcctctgtgagtctttccGGCTCCCAGAAGGGGTGGATAACTGTGATTTGTCACCAGCTGtctcattttttaaaaaaaataaaaaatatatatcaaatACAAAACTATtacctacttttttttttcctttaacgACTATAATTTAcaaagaaaatgatttgaacTCGAGTGTAAAACAACAATTCCATTGTCCTAAccaactaatttattttatttgaaacGATCATTATGGTTCTTTCTTTGCCAAGAACGACAACTACGTGTGGAAGCTTTGTGCTTGCATGGAAATACATATTATGATAGaaccaatgttctaaaaattcccGCCTAGATGCTAGGCGACTGGCCATCACTCCGATTAATCCCTAGTCATTTGAAAATTAGGGGCACCTAGACCTAGTTAGGCGCCGCCTAGTTGGTCCAGATCCGCCTAGATCACGACTCTCACTTAGAAAATAGATGACTTTCAtttgcattttatttatttaataaattgtaaaagttttattgaatactttgatgaacacacattatatactTGTTCCTCATTCTTTGATTATATTCTAATACTTTGTATTTAATTGTATTGTTGGAAAGATTGGAGCCGCAGAGATAGAAGAGTCTGTGCAAGAAACACTCTATGAAGCCGAGAGGAAATTGCATTTTCCATTTCCAGCAGGAAGGTGAAGGGAGAGAGGAATACCGTGCCTCCATTGACACTCCTTTTAACTTTAGTgaatattattttaaattcattgGTAATATTATTGGATTTGGAAAATGAACGGGTCAAATTGTctcttaattattttattattatatcattgaaaaattcattataacattattgaatttggaaaagttCCAACTTTAGTGATCTTTAAATTTGACTAAATTCTATTCAAGTATGACTTAtcattaaaaagaaaactaatgaaaataattttaaaacctTGAATTTTACTAATACACTTGTCACtatataattgattttttgagTTCCACGTGAACGTCATGTCAGCCGTACTAACAGATGTTCTTACAGAGTTCTTGTTAAGGACCATTGTGAGTAAATAAAGGACTATATTTATGAGTTTAAAACATAAAACCCAACTTATGGGTTGAGAGAACATAAAGACCCTGGGTCATAAAAACCCCGAGTATTCTTGAAAAAAAGCATCCAGCAAATAAAAATTGTGACGTATGGAAAGAACAGTAAAAAACAGACTACAGTAATTGGCATCCCTTTACTATTAGGCGTCTAGAAGGAGCCAACCCTAAATCCCAAATGGCTAAAAATCACCACCAAAACCCTACAATTCCTAAAACCCAGAAGCTTGCAAGTTTCAGCCAAGTACGTCAAGATTTCCACCGGAGATATTGTTTGAATCCTTATACGTCTCCCTCCTAGAGTACGCAACAAACTAACTGaatataaaactttattaaacAAAGAAATACCGAATCACCAAAAAAACTACATGACCCGAAAAGATAGTTATTCAAACTAATTTATAAACTAGAGAGCAAAACCAAGAAACACTATTTCGGATGGGCTAGAAATCGTATTTCGGCTGGGTCTTGCGGTGTGCGGCAAGACCTTGAATTAGGAATGTGCAAACTGTAGAATGTGATGTTTCTCAAAATTGGTTGTCTTGTGACGAAAGGAAAGAACAAATGCTAAGTATGCCAAGGGGTGAACAGCTTCATATTGTCACAAACCCAATGCATGGTGTACTCATTTTCTAACCGAGTTACAAGCAGGTTTCACCTCATGTTCTTACTCTCCAGCATCTAAACTGATCCTTCGTATATTTCTATTCGTTAGCCTTTTCCAACAATAATGTAAGAGTCTACCCTTTAGGGGTTTTGGGTAAAGATATGGTCAATCGTCAGTCAAAACAAACTCTTTCGGGAAGAGAAAAACATACCCAAAACCCGCAAAGGGTAGACTTTCTTGTGGACACAGGAATATAGAAAAATGACATGGTTGCAACTCAAGAGAACAAGCATTAATTCAACTACGCTTAAATCTATTAATCTCATAGTCTGAGCATCCAGAAGCACCACAACTGTAAATATAAATTCCATCTAAAGAGTAATCAAGGTAgggccaaaatataacaaaaccAAATAGCAGCAATGAGCAAAAATGTGATCGATATCAAAGTCTTACAGAAATAACACGACCAGACATCCAGACTGCTGGAAACTATCTCACTTAAGAGGAATGAACCTCGAAGAGTGGGTGGCACCAATACCAGGTCTACCGTGCTTTACAGGCTTGTATGAGATTGAGAACTCAGCAAGGTAGTGGCTGATCATCTCAGGCTTGATTTCAACCTGATTGAAGGTCTTACCATTGTACACTCCAATGATGCTTCCAATCATTTCTGGAACTATAATCATGTTACGAAGGTGAGTACGGACTGGCTCTGGCTTCTCACCAGGTGGTGCCTCCCTTTTCTGTTACAAGCACAGAGAAAAAATCATTAGGTCCATATTTTCCCCATCCATGATAGCATTTGACAATCTACAACAGAACTCAATGACGGAAAGAGATACATGCTTGATCCTGACACAAAAACAATATGTTGCAACATTCAAACAAGTTCACAAAAAATTATAGAGTTTGACTCTGTAAAAATACAGCTCAAACTAAACCCAGCAACAGGACAACAATGGGTTTTTAAACAGCAGGGACTCAGGAATCACAACTTATATTGGGGCCTGCCGCGGTCTCTTTCCCATATCTATTATGCCTTCTAAGACACGTAGAAACTTCTACATtccaaaattattttgataatccAACTTATTTATGTGAGTGAAATAAAACAGAACAGGGGAGACAATCCACAAAATTCCCATGTGTTATTATACAACTAAACAAAGTATgcactttaaaaataaataaataaaaggaatatCAGGTCCCCATTTTCCAGAACACAAATCACACTCGAGGTTAATCAAATTCCGACATAAATTAGATTCATACTGTCCATAGAACACAAACTTGACCAAGGGAGAACAAGCACAAGTCCAACATTGGCATCATCTACTATGCATCAAAAAGTTTAAGTGATAATTTGACAACTCAAATCACAACGCTCTGAAacccaataataaaaaaacacaacTCGATCACAATAACACATCATTTTCATAGTAAAGCATCGCCAACCACATCACCAAACAAAATCCAAATCTAAACAGAAAATCTGTAACAATTTCAGCCAATGGGTTCCGAAAGATTACCGCTTTGCGGAGCTTCTTAATCAAAGCCATCGGCTTGCGCTTCAGACCTCTCTGAAACCTACCAACCACAACAAATCCACAAAATCCAATTCAAACCCAATTTCACAAATCccccaaaaaaccaaaccaagaaATCGTATCGATCCATTTGTGTATTACCTTCTGCGAGCTCTGGCAGGGAAGAGCTTGACGAGCTCATCAGTAGACATGTCAAGAAGGGCATCCAAATCGACGCCCCTGAAGCTGAACTTCTTGAATGTTCTCTTCTTCGGAACTCCAGCTGCCGCAACATCGGTCTCAACGTCagcctgaaaaaaaaaataccagagaaggtagagagagagagagagagagttaggaGAGAGAAATTATAAGCGAAATGATGcgattcagagagagagagagagagtggggaTTCGGAGATCTACCATGGTGGTGGAGCTTTCGGAATCGGAAACGCGAGGTGGGAGGGAAGCTTGGAGGGACTTCGGATCTGTGCTTGGCCGCTAGGGTTTTCGGGAAGCAGGAGGTTTTTCGTTCAAGctgaatttatataaaaatcgATTTGGGGTCGTGGTGGCTCTGGTTGTGTATTTAGCCCTAGATTGAGGTTGGAATTGGGCCTACTGATTGGGCTTCAAATTAAAATGTTCGCTACTGTTGCACTTGGACTTTACTATGATTTTACTAgggtttatttttttgtttttgtttttgtgttaatgACAAATCAACTAAAATAGAATTAATcggttttatttaaataaaactaatgaaaatggtttgaaagttttaagttttaactataatgaaaaaataaagggtgaagtgaatagtactatgattgacttttaaatgtaaaaatgtgatttttcgttaaaataaacagtaccaaaaatttttcgttaaaatttatTTATAGGCAATTTCCTACGTGAAGAAGCCTCCTAAGAATTCTTCATGAACCAACAAGACAGCAATGGTCCACAAACGGTTCGACTTTTTCAATCCATCTCatgacaaaagaaaagacatATTTCGCAACAACATTAACATCACCACTAAAATATCTAGAGAGTTTTGAGACTACTTTTATAGTATAATTTGTGAGGTTTTCAAGGACGAAATTTTTTGAAGTGCTTTGTACTTTTGTATTGCTCTTTTTGTAAACAACGCTTTTGTAAACggataaggattgtctgccctcctagttgtggtgtcTTTCCAtaccctcctattttgtgcgatcacggttaagccacgtcaatattttatattaattttttaatgagataataagacaaaaaacaataaaaatataaaatattgacgtggcttaaccgtgaccgcacaaaataggagggcatggaagggtaccacaactaggagggcagacaatccttgtcctttgtAAACACCTCTCATTTGTAATTTTTGTAGATCAATAAAACTCAAGTGTTCATATCCAAGCAACCCTCCAAGTTTAAGCCAGCTCTCTTATTTCTTCTTTGTGTGCTTCTTTAAGTAGTCTCCAAGTTTAATATGTGTATTTATAGGGAACTATTGGtacttcaaaaataaaaaaaatctgattgtgCACTCCTcataagagttttttttttctttctaaatttaaaaagtttggagtgccaacaCTAATTTCCTATT
Proteins encoded in this window:
- the LOC126596349 gene encoding transcription factor bHLH92-like; the protein is MDRYILKALEGEFLWYDESPPVLLNQSAFVPYTNRPISNQLPNGVAKSMNVNKRMLQFLRKSWQPAAARNEAGEDGRERGLRHMINERMRREKQKQSYLALHSMLSAGTRNDKNLIVQMTAMNIQQLKRYEEELRKKNMELETLLVENEKERVKWTKIRLKVANPTSGIDSTLEVLKCLQHLGLKARNIRSNFSLEEFSAELEIESKIGAAEIEESVQETLYEAERKLHFPFPAGR
- the LOC126596350 gene encoding 40S ribosomal protein S15-4-like — encoded protein: MADVETDVAAAGVPKKRTFKKFSFRGVDLDALLDMSTDELVKLFPARARRRFQRGLKRKPMALIKKLRKAKREAPPGEKPEPVRTHLRNMIIVPEMIGSIIGVYNGKTFNQVEIKPEMISHYLAEFSISYKPVKHGRPGIGATHSSRFIPLK